The DNA sequence CGGCAGAGCGGAGAACTCCTCATGCGTCCAGCAGTGTTTTTCGCCGTCCGCCGTGGCGCCGAAGACCCGGAACTCCCATCGGTCCGGCTTGAACTTCGGCACCGGCCCATAGTGCGTAACCGGCCAACCGCGCTGCAGTCGCTGCCCCGGGGGCAGCTTCGCGAGCTCCCCCTCGCGGCTTTCCGACTGACCCATGGACTCCATGGTCTCAGACCGCCGGGGGTGGTCGTGACCAGGGCATCGAGCGCCGGGACAACTCGTACTAAGCGTGCACTTACTGGACGCCCTACCAGGCGCGATGCGACGATGCGCGGAACCTGCCGTTCCCGATCGGATTGGAAGGAGCCCCTCCGATGCAGGGTGACCCCGAGGTCCTCGAGTTCCTCAACGAGCAGCTGACCGGCGAACTGACCGCGATCAATCAGTACTTTCTGCACTCGAAGATGCAGGACAACTTTGGCTGGACTCGGCTTGCCAAACACACCCGGTCGGAGTCTTTCGATGAGATGAGGCATGCGGAGACGCTCACCGACCGGATCCTTCTCCTGGAGGGCCTGCCCAATTACCAGCGGCTCTTCCACGTCCGGGTGGGCCAGACGGTGACCGAGATGTTCCAGGCCGACCGGCAGGTGGAGGTCGAGGCGATCGACCGTCTCAAGCGGGGCATCGAGCTGATGCGGTCCAAGGGGGACATCACCTCGGCCAACATCTTCGAGGACATCCTCGCCGACGAGGAACTCCACATCGACTATCTCGACACCCAGCTGGAGCTGATCGAGAAGCTCGGCGAGGCCCTCTACATCGCCCAGCAGATCGAGCAGCCGAGCGACTGAACCGGGACGCCGGCCAGTCCGGCCAGTCCCGTCAGGCCGCTTCGGCCGCCGCCGGAACGGAGGCGGCAGCGGTGGCCGTGGCCGCAGTAGTGGCCGCCGTCAGGACGACCGGGTCCAGCGCCTCGCGCCGGGGGCAGGCGCCGCGGCCCAGCAGCGCCTGGATCTTCCGCACGCACGAACCGCAGTCCGTGCCGGCCTTGCAGGCACCGGCGATCTGGCGCGGGGTGCACGCGCCCGCCTCCGCGTGCTCACGCACCTGCCGCTCGGTGATGCCGAAGCATGAGCAGACGTACACGGGCTCTCCAGCGGTGGCGGTGATCAGTGAGGTAACCCTTACCTTACCTGCCGCACCGGACCCCCACAACGCACAGGGGGCGCGGATCCTTGTGATCCGCGCCCCACCTGCGTCTTTGCGATCTTCGCCGGATGCCTACTGGTCCCGGTACATCTCCGCCACCAGGAACGCCAGGTCCAGCGACTGGCTGCGGTTGAGCCGCGGGTCGCAGGCCGTCTCGTAGCGCTGGTGCAGATCGTCGACGAAGATCTCGTCGCCGCCGCCCACGCACTCCGTGACATCGTCGCCGGTCAGCTCCACATGGATACCGCCCGGGTGGGTGCCCAGCGCCTTGTGGACCTCGAAGAAGCCCTTGACCTCGTCCAGCACGTCGTCGAAGCGGCGGGTCTTGTGCCCGGACGCCGCCTCGAAGGTGTTGCCGTGCATCGGGTCGCAGACCCAGACGACCTGCGCACCGGAGGCGGTCACCTTCTCCACCAGGTTGGGCAGCTTGTCGCGGATCTTGTCCGCGCCCATCCGGGTGATGAAGGTCAGCCGGCCCGGCTCGCGGTCCGGGTCGATCCGCTCGATCAGCGTCAGCGCCTCTTCCGGCGTGGTCGTCGGGCCGAGCTTCACGCCCACCGGGTTGCGGATCTTCGAGGCGAACTCGATGTGCGCCCCGTCCAGCTGCCGGGTGCGCTCACCGATCCAGACCATGTGGCCGGACACGTCGTACAGCTCACCGGTGCGCGAGTCGGTGCGGGTCAGCGCCGTCTCGTAGTCGAGGATCAGGGCCTCGTGCGAGGAGAAGAACTCGACCGTCTTGAACTCCTCCGGGTCCACCCCGCAGGCGTTCATGAAGGACAGCGCCCGGTCGATCTCGCGCGCCAGCGCCTCGTAGCGCTGGCCCGACGGGGAGGACTTCACGAAGTCCTGGTTCCAGGCGTGCACCTGGCGCAGGTCCGCGTAGCCGCCGGTGGTGAAGGCCCGCACCAGGTTCAGCGTCGAGGCCGACGCCTGGTACATGCGCTTCAGCCGCTGCGGATCCGGGATCC is a window from the Streptomyces luomodiensis genome containing:
- the bfr gene encoding bacterioferritin, whose amino-acid sequence is MQGDPEVLEFLNEQLTGELTAINQYFLHSKMQDNFGWTRLAKHTRSESFDEMRHAETLTDRILLLEGLPNYQRLFHVRVGQTVTEMFQADRQVEVEAIDRLKRGIELMRSKGDITSANIFEDILADEELHIDYLDTQLELIEKLGEALYIAQQIEQPSD
- a CDS encoding (2Fe-2S)-binding protein codes for the protein MYVCSCFGITERQVREHAEAGACTPRQIAGACKAGTDCGSCVRKIQALLGRGACPRREALDPVVLTAATTAATATAAASVPAAAEAA
- a CDS encoding class II 3-deoxy-7-phosphoheptulonate synthase — translated: MTVNAETHAGGHTWQSLPAAQQPDWPDRAALRDVIAELESYPPLVFAGECDALRHRLGAVARGEAFLLQGGDCAEAFDGVGADQIRNKLKTLLQMGAVLTYAGSVPVVKVGRIAGQYSKPRSKPTETRDGVTLPTYRGDSVNGFEFTPEARIPDPQRLKRMYQASASTLNLVRAFTTGGYADLRQVHAWNQDFVKSSPSGQRYEALAREIDRALSFMNACGVDPEEFKTVEFFSSHEALILDYETALTRTDSRTGELYDVSGHMVWIGERTRQLDGAHIEFASKIRNPVGVKLGPTTTPEEALTLIERIDPDREPGRLTFITRMGADKIRDKLPNLVEKVTASGAQVVWVCDPMHGNTFEAASGHKTRRFDDVLDEVKGFFEVHKALGTHPGGIHVELTGDDVTECVGGGDEIFVDDLHQRYETACDPRLNRSQSLDLAFLVAEMYRDQ